One region of Candidatus Poribacteria bacterium genomic DNA includes:
- a CDS encoding tyrosine-type recombinase/integrase — MKGTRPLDNAEIRKVSVAFDGTFAIRNRNLFMLGVSVGGRISELIALKVNDVWQNDKPVSDLLFDRNIVKGGEVSRAVPVNTDGRQAIESLIAWHLELYGNVDPTRPLFPSRKGQGLKAMTRIAAHDVLKNVFEAAGLNGKLGTHSLRKSYAQRLYEHTNDIYAVQEMLGHKSVVTTQRYLGVNYASVRDASEAMSIHSESNRSVQTLSSVNEASDDVLLIELLRRGYDVARLLQNNDTEQPFQLPNEDTTSKFV, encoded by the coding sequence ATGAAAGGCACAAGACCTTTAGACAACGCCGAAATCCGTAAGGTATCAGTGGCTTTTGACGGGACATTTGCCATTCGGAACAGAAACCTGTTTATGCTCGGTGTTTCCGTCGGTGGACGGATTAGCGAACTGATTGCTCTGAAAGTGAATGATGTATGGCAGAACGACAAACCGGTCTCTGATTTGCTGTTTGATCGAAACATTGTAAAGGGCGGCGAGGTATCGAGAGCAGTACCTGTGAACACAGACGGCAGGCAGGCGATTGAAAGCCTCATCGCTTGGCATCTTGAACTCTATGGAAATGTTGATCCGACCCGTCCATTGTTTCCGTCCCGGAAGGGACAAGGCTTGAAAGCAATGACGCGAATAGCAGCGCATGATGTACTAAAAAATGTGTTTGAGGCAGCAGGACTCAACGGAAAACTCGGGACACATTCCCTGCGAAAGTCTTACGCGCAACGTCTCTATGAACACACGAACGATATTTATGCCGTCCAAGAAATGTTAGGGCATAAGAGCGTGGTAACAACCCAGCGATACTTAGGGGTAAACTATGCGAGCGTTCGGGATGCGTCGGAAGCGATGTCAATTCATTCCGAATCTAACAGAAGTGTGCAAACGTTAAGTTCGGTCAATGAAGCCTCGGATGACGTGCTTTTAATCGAATTGCTCCGGAGAGGATATGATGTCGCTCGCTTACTTCAAAACAACGATACAGAACAACCGTTTCAACTTCCAAATGAAGATACGACTTCAAAATTCGTTTAA
- the holA gene encoding DNA polymerase III subunit delta, translating into MRQKPAKPAPNILREIQADKVLPVYLLCGEESFLIEGTLKQMLDHLLSPETRDFNLTFLDGTDITIREILSQVDLYPVMSKWRVVVVRDAPFFKTQQRTTPVTLLRNAFKIETTDPQKSISTMAKLLEVSPQQIAEQHFDFANAFEALIDELGPKLTDEERGFLQRLPEIAQQLDTYGTETGASDEIDLLLEWLQADLPKNSVLIFIVRGSVNERNRLVKAIEGVGRYRSFDPVEAGPSVNRDPLYKKVSEKFSEFNKQITPRAFTQLRTRTGGDMHTIAEAINKIVDFVGDKRQIDANDIQNIVTQHTFDSIFDLTDAIGRRSAGQALKSLYEVLASGQEPILVNSTITRQFRFALQAKLIADQKGLRPFRSRMQFSEFTKNIFQPLVEEIEGFLPKTATHNILKQNPYVAYKVFQTLHAFTAEELVDAIEKTLIVDTQLKTSDLSKTGVLEQLVYELCTTPR; encoded by the coding sequence ATGAGACAGAAACCTGCAAAGCCCGCACCGAACATCCTTCGCGAGATCCAAGCGGACAAAGTCCTACCGGTATATCTTCTCTGTGGCGAGGAAAGTTTCCTCATTGAGGGAACCCTCAAACAGATGCTCGATCACTTACTTTCACCTGAGACACGCGATTTTAACCTTACATTTCTCGACGGCACCGATATAACAATTCGAGAAATTCTCAGCCAAGTTGATCTCTATCCGGTCATGTCAAAATGGCGAGTGGTTGTTGTTCGCGACGCGCCCTTTTTCAAAACCCAACAACGGACAACGCCGGTAACGCTTCTCCGAAATGCGTTTAAAATTGAAACTACAGACCCACAAAAATCTATCTCTACAATGGCAAAACTATTAGAGGTGAGTCCGCAACAAATCGCTGAACAGCATTTCGACTTCGCAAATGCGTTTGAAGCACTTATTGATGAGTTAGGTCCAAAATTAACCGATGAAGAGCGCGGTTTCTTACAACGTTTGCCGGAAATCGCCCAACAGCTGGATACGTATGGCACTGAAACCGGTGCCAGTGATGAGATTGACTTGCTTCTTGAATGGCTCCAAGCGGATCTCCCGAAAAACAGCGTTCTGATTTTTATCGTGCGCGGATCGGTAAACGAACGCAACCGTCTCGTTAAAGCGATTGAGGGTGTGGGACGCTATAGATCCTTTGATCCGGTGGAAGCCGGCCCATCGGTAAATCGAGACCCGTTGTATAAAAAAGTCTCGGAAAAGTTCAGTGAATTCAATAAACAGATCACCCCCCGTGCTTTCACGCAACTCAGGACTCGCACCGGTGGTGATATGCACACAATTGCCGAAGCGATCAATAAGATTGTCGATTTCGTGGGTGACAAGCGTCAAATTGACGCGAACGATATCCAGAATATTGTGACGCAGCACACATTTGACAGCATCTTTGACCTCACCGATGCCATTGGCAGACGTTCAGCCGGGCAGGCACTAAAGAGTCTCTACGAGGTGTTAGCAAGTGGTCAGGAACCTATCTTGGTTAATTCGACGATCACACGCCAATTCCGATTTGCCCTCCAAGCCAAACTCATCGCAGACCAGAAGGGACTTCGCCCCTTCCGTAGTCGAATGCAGTTCTCAGAGTTTACGAAGAATATTTTTCAACCCCTTGTTGAAGAAATAGAGGGTTTTTTACCGAAGACAGCCACGCACAACATTCTTAAGCAGAACCCTTATGTCGCCTACAAAGTCTTTCAGACCCTTCACGCTTTCACTGCTGAGGAATTAGTCGATGCGATTGAGAAGACCCTCATCGTGGATACCCAATTGAAAACAAGCGACCTCAGTAAAACGGGGGTTCTGGAGCAATTAGTGTATGAACTTTGCACTACGCCGAGATAG